A single window of Archangium gephyra DNA harbors:
- a CDS encoding LysR family transcriptional regulator: MENPSAPSWDDLRVLLALHRHGSLLAAGRALGVSTSTAARRIEALEKALGRQLVHRSSAGTSVEPEALELIRLAEQLELGLQAVRRDEGDEAMAGTVRLSLSDGFLRPVTRVLATLRRLHPALHFELSAETRLVDLARREADIGIRNSRSTSPVLIQKHLGAVRLGLYAAPSYIERRLRDGRLRREDMARHDFLGFDVDLDKLPQAQWLAAQGAKRFVFRSNSYFALLEAAEQGQGILVLSAALSSPLVRLETDVELPEVSVYLAFHRELRQVKRVRVVVDALEAAIRAAMA, from the coding sequence ATGGAAAACCCAAGCGCCCCCAGCTGGGATGACCTGCGCGTGCTGCTCGCGCTGCACCGCCACGGAAGCCTGCTCGCCGCGGGGCGCGCGCTCGGGGTGTCCACCTCGACGGCGGCCCGGCGCATCGAGGCCCTGGAGAAGGCCCTGGGCCGGCAGCTGGTGCATCGCTCGAGCGCGGGCACGTCCGTGGAGCCGGAGGCGCTGGAGCTCATCCGCCTCGCCGAGCAACTGGAACTGGGCCTGCAGGCGGTGCGGCGGGACGAGGGCGACGAGGCGATGGCGGGCACGGTGCGCCTGTCCCTGTCCGATGGCTTCCTCCGGCCGGTGACGCGGGTGCTCGCCACGCTGCGGCGGCTGCACCCGGCGCTGCACTTCGAGCTGAGCGCCGAGACGCGCCTGGTGGACCTCGCGCGGCGCGAGGCGGACATCGGCATCCGCAACAGCCGCTCCACGTCTCCGGTGCTCATCCAGAAGCACCTCGGGGCGGTGCGCCTGGGACTCTACGCGGCGCCGTCGTACATCGAGCGGCGCCTGCGCGATGGGCGGCTGCGGCGCGAGGACATGGCCCGGCACGACTTCCTGGGCTTCGACGTCGACCTGGACAAGCTGCCGCAGGCCCAGTGGCTGGCGGCGCAGGGGGCGAAGCGGTTCGTGTTCCGGAGCAACTCCTACTTCGCGCTGCTGGAGGCGGCCGAGCAGGGGCAGGGCATCCTGGTGCTGAGCGCGGCCTTGTCCTCGCCGCTGGTGCGGCTGGAGACGGACGTCGAGCTGCCGGAGGTGTCGGTGTACCTCGCGTTCCACCGCGAGCTGCGCCAGGTCAAGCGCGTGCGGGTGGTTGTCGATGCGCTCGAGGCCGCCATCCGCGCCGCGATGGCGTGA
- a CDS encoding SDR family NAD(P)-dependent oxidoreductase, translating into MDDFDFKGKTVVVTGGSMGIGEAFARELDARGARLVLVARGQPKLEALAGQLRDAQAVVEDLTQPGAARRVFDEVVRRGLEVDVLINNAGFGMHGPFLDTPLETQRGQIDLNVGALMELTYLFLPMLERRQGGVLQVASAAAYQPTPYMAVYGATKAFVLSFSEALWGEYKDRGVRVVALSPGATDTPFFARAGEGAGAGVPRARPEDVVRLGLDAFQKNRPSAIHGVMNAVAAFCLRFFSRAFAVKLLARVSAPKRPALPTSAAR; encoded by the coding sequence ATGGACGACTTCGACTTCAAGGGAAAGACGGTGGTGGTGACGGGCGGCTCCATGGGCATCGGCGAGGCCTTCGCCCGCGAGTTGGATGCGCGGGGGGCCCGGCTCGTGCTCGTGGCGCGCGGTCAGCCCAAGCTCGAGGCCCTCGCCGGCCAGCTCCGCGACGCCCAGGCCGTCGTGGAGGATCTCACCCAGCCCGGTGCCGCGCGGCGCGTGTTCGACGAGGTGGTGCGGCGGGGGCTCGAGGTCGACGTGCTCATCAACAACGCGGGCTTCGGCATGCACGGCCCCTTCCTGGACACGCCCCTGGAGACCCAGCGCGGACAGATCGACCTCAACGTCGGGGCGCTCATGGAGCTCACCTACCTGTTCCTCCCGATGCTCGAGCGGCGCCAGGGCGGCGTCCTCCAGGTGGCGTCCGCGGCGGCCTACCAGCCCACGCCCTACATGGCGGTGTACGGCGCGACCAAGGCCTTCGTGCTCTCCTTCAGCGAGGCGCTCTGGGGCGAGTACAAGGACCGTGGCGTGCGGGTGGTGGCGCTGTCTCCGGGCGCGACGGACACGCCCTTCTTCGCGCGCGCGGGGGAAGGCGCGGGGGCCGGCGTGCCGCGGGCGCGCCCGGAGGACGTGGTGCGGCTCGGGCTCGACGCCTTCCAGAAGAACCGGCCCTCGGCCATTCACGGCGTCATGAACGCCGTGGCCGCCTTCTGCTTGCGGTTCTTCTCGCGGGCCTTCGCCGTGAAGCTGCTCGCGCGGGTGAGCGCGCCCAAGCGCCCGGCGCTCCCCACCTCCGCCGCGCGGTGA
- a CDS encoding winged helix-turn-helix transcriptional regulator — MKPQDRYLPPEVCREVGSVLECIGDKWTILVMRTLDGGSLRFSELRRSISGVSQKMLTATLRALERDGFVTRTVTPTVPARVDYTMTDLGREVMVPLNALATWALRNQHRVSAARRSYDAKSARGK; from the coding sequence TTGAAACCACAAGATCGCTATCTGCCCCCCGAGGTCTGCCGCGAGGTGGGCAGCGTGCTCGAGTGCATCGGGGACAAGTGGACCATCCTGGTGATGCGCACCCTGGACGGCGGCAGCCTGCGTTTCAGCGAGCTGCGCCGCAGCATCAGCGGCGTGTCCCAGAAGATGCTGACGGCGACGCTGCGGGCCCTGGAGCGGGACGGCTTCGTGACCCGCACGGTGACGCCCACCGTGCCCGCGCGCGTCGACTACACCATGACCGACCTGGGCCGGGAGGTGATGGTGCCGCTCAACGCCCTGGCGACCTGGGCCCTGCGCAACCAGCACCGTGTGTCGGCGGCCCGCAGGTCCTACGACGCGAAGTCAGCCCGAGGAAAGTAG
- a CDS encoding SDR family NAD(P)-dependent oxidoreductase, giving the protein MQGMNVVVTGANSGVGFELTRKLLEGGARVVALVRSGFAPGNALIDAALGDGRLRVYHADFSDVASLSAALALLLQQETRVDVLFNNAGVSVGGGARSKQGRELHFEVNTVAPYLITLALKPLLWLGAAKTVINTSSNALLTVKRFDSRTLENPTDLRKLFGPYATSKLALSLWTRELAPRLAEEGIQIRSVCPGPNKTPMSAGEGMPGWLRPLTHLFFSPPSRGAARLYDAAFGAYPGTPGGFINKGKDTPLRFTDQAGDVLAQVDAIYQRELADGIAGPR; this is encoded by the coding sequence ATGCAAGGGATGAATGTCGTGGTAACGGGTGCCAACTCGGGCGTTGGGTTCGAGCTGACCCGGAAGCTTCTGGAGGGTGGCGCACGGGTGGTCGCGCTGGTGCGGTCCGGGTTCGCCCCGGGCAACGCGCTGATCGACGCGGCGCTTGGTGACGGACGGCTGCGCGTGTACCACGCGGATTTCAGTGATGTCGCCAGCCTGTCCGCGGCGCTGGCGCTCCTCCTCCAGCAGGAGACGCGCGTCGATGTCCTCTTCAACAACGCCGGGGTGTCGGTCGGTGGGGGCGCCCGCTCCAAGCAGGGCAGGGAGCTGCACTTCGAGGTCAACACCGTCGCGCCCTACCTGATCACCCTGGCACTCAAGCCGCTGCTGTGGCTGGGAGCGGCGAAGACGGTGATCAACACGTCCTCGAACGCACTGCTGACGGTGAAGCGCTTCGACAGCAGGACGCTGGAGAACCCCACGGATCTCCGGAAGTTGTTCGGTCCCTATGCCACCTCGAAGCTCGCGCTGTCGCTGTGGACCCGGGAGCTCGCCCCCCGGTTGGCGGAGGAGGGCATCCAGATCCGCAGCGTCTGCCCTGGTCCCAACAAGACCCCGATGAGCGCGGGCGAGGGCATGCCGGGCTGGCTGCGGCCCCTGACGCACCTGTTCTTCTCGCCCCCCAGTCGTGGCGCGGCGCGTCTGTACGATGCCGCCTTCGGCGCCTACCCGGGCACGCCGGGGGGGTTCATCAACAAGGGCAAGGACACCCCGTTGCGGTTCACCGACCAGGCCGGCGATGTGCTCGCCCAGGTCGATGCCATCTACCAGAGGGAACTGGCGGACGGCATCGCGGGTCCTCGTTGA